The nucleotide sequence AggtaaaacacacagacatgatgctaacccacaggtacaacacacagacatgatgctaacccacaggtacagtAGGACTTctatacaacacacagacatgatgctaacccacaggtacaacacacagacatgatgctaacccacaggtacagtAGGACTTctatacaacacacagacatgatgctaacccacaggtacaacacacagacatgatgctaacccacaggtacaacacacagacatgatgctaacccacaggtacaacacacagacatgatgctaacccacaggtacaacacacagacatgatgctaacccacaacACACAGGTACAGTAGGACTTCTAacccacaacacacagacatgatgctaacccacaggtacaacaacacacagacatgatgctaacccacaggtacaacacacaggacaTGATGctaggtacaacacacagacatgatgctaacccacaggtacaacacacagacatgatgctaacccacaggtacagtAGGACTTctatacaacacacagacatgatgctaacccacaggtacaacacacagacatgatgctaacccacaggtacaacacacagacatgatgctaacccacaggtacaacacacagacagtacCGGCGATACAAATTATGTGTTTGTCTCCCAGGTCTCTGGAGCAGCTGCTGGTCTCTCTCCAGTGGGGTCGACAGCAGACCTACTACCCCAGTGGCCAGCCACTCAGCACGGGAGAACTAGCCCTAGCCAATCACAAGCTGGCGGACGCCATCAACTCCCGCCTGCTGGGGAAGGTTGGGCCAGTAGGGAGCAGCAGTGGAGCCGGGCTGGGGAAAGGAAGACAGGTCTCAGAGCTCCCTAACACCTCACACACGCCTGCTGAGAAGATGGCTGAGAAGGTAGGAAGTGGAGTGGGGACCCCCCCCCAGCAGGACTCTCACACTGGCCTCTAATCCAGAAACAACCCGCTCACT is from Oncorhynchus keta strain PuntledgeMale-10-30-2019 unplaced genomic scaffold, Oket_V2 Un_contig_18445_pilon_pilon, whole genome shotgun sequence and encodes:
- the LOC127920116 gene encoding golgin-45-like isoform X5, which translates into the protein MLTHRSLEQLLVSLQWGRQQTYYPSGQPLSTGELALANHKLADAINSRLLGKVGPVGSSSGAGLGKGRQVSELPNTSHTPAEKMAEKVGSGVGTPPQQDSHTGL
- the LOC127920116 gene encoding golgin-45-like isoform X1 — translated: MMLTHRSLEQLLVSLQWGRQQTYYPSGQPLSTGELALANHKLADAINSRLLGKVGPVGSSSGAGLGKGRQVSELPNTSHTPAEKMAEKVGSGVGTPPQQDSHTGL